From Nguyenibacter vanlangensis, one genomic window encodes:
- a CDS encoding phosphate acyltransferase encodes METITAKIPITIDAASLCKMSERGQIAGGILDGPLAMDNAVNPEAARIKRIVFPVAGQAQILVAPDLESGNMFSKNLIFMAEADSAGIVLGVRVPVLLTSRADNVQARFVSAVVGSLYAHYLAGQSVH; translated from the coding sequence ATGGAGACAATTACTGCGAAGATTCCAATTACTATCGACGCCGCATCTCTGTGCAAAATGTCCGAGCGCGGGCAGATAGCAGGCGGTATTCTGGACGGGCCACTAGCGATGGATAACGCCGTCAATCCCGAGGCCGCAAGAATCAAACGGATAGTTTTCCCTGTCGCAGGGCAGGCCCAGATCCTTGTGGCACCCGATCTTGAATCTGGCAATATGTTCAGCAAAAATCTGATTTTTATGGCCGAAGCCGATTCGGCTGGGATCGTGTTGGGGGTCCGTGTTCCGGTGCTCTTGACCAGTCGCGCCGATAATGTACAAGCGCGCTTTGTGTCTGCCGTAGTCGGCTCGCTGTATGCACATTATCTGGCCGGCCAATCGGTCCATTGA
- a CDS encoding ISL3 family transposase produces MVADHLWVETKSRCHGAACPDCGTVSHRRHSHYVRKLSDMPAHGRRVSLSMTVRRFRCTDKGCQRRTFVEPLGEFAAPYARQTCRLANLHTYVAHALGGSAGARMAARLCCPISADTLIRRIVRMAAVAGRPETPRVLGVDDWAWRRGRHYGTILVDLERNRVVDLLADRQGDTLAAWLRDHPGIEIVARDRAGAYADGIRQGAPAAIQVADRWHLIRNLHDAFLTVVDRHAVLARRIMADITNEVSPVGQPVDAGMVSDPGETGPVASSQARQGQREEQYRQAAAMRAKGQTISRIAQTIGAERKTVRRWLRQGHPSTWQRRIFRPGIMTPYATFLDRRLKEGCHNAARLHREITAMGFSGRYGSVRDWVLSRRSTAGASHPVPIKPVPMGRNLARMLTTETSNRSDMDVLFIQRLMTAAPVLAQATVWVRDMQDLFTRKSQASLETLLEAGERTPLSRFVTGLRRDLSAVQAALHHPWTTSPVEGQISRLKMIKRTMFGRAGFKLLRARVMHAKCG; encoded by the coding sequence ATGGTGGCTGATCATTTGTGGGTGGAGACGAAATCCCGTTGTCATGGAGCAGCCTGTCCCGATTGTGGGACGGTGTCGCATCGACGTCACAGCCATTATGTTCGCAAGCTTTCTGACATGCCGGCGCATGGACGCCGTGTTTCCCTGTCGATGACGGTGCGACGTTTTCGTTGCACCGACAAAGGATGTCAGCGCCGAACCTTCGTCGAACCATTGGGGGAATTCGCGGCTCCCTACGCGCGGCAGACGTGTCGGCTGGCGAACCTCCACACCTACGTAGCCCACGCGCTGGGCGGGAGTGCAGGTGCCCGTATGGCGGCGCGCCTGTGCTGTCCCATCAGCGCCGACACGCTGATACGGCGCATCGTCAGGATGGCAGCGGTCGCCGGCCGGCCTGAAACGCCCCGCGTGCTCGGTGTCGACGACTGGGCCTGGCGGCGTGGCCGACACTATGGCACCATTCTCGTGGACCTCGAACGAAACAGGGTGGTCGATCTTCTGGCCGACCGGCAGGGGGACACTCTCGCGGCGTGGCTCCGCGATCATCCCGGTATCGAGATTGTCGCCCGTGATCGCGCAGGGGCCTATGCCGACGGCATTCGGCAGGGCGCCCCGGCCGCCATTCAGGTCGCAGATCGCTGGCATCTGATCCGCAATCTTCATGATGCGTTCCTGACCGTCGTCGACCGGCACGCCGTTCTGGCCAGGCGCATCATGGCCGATATCACGAATGAGGTCTCCCCGGTCGGACAGCCGGTCGACGCAGGAATGGTGAGCGATCCGGGCGAGACTGGGCCCGTTGCGTCCAGTCAGGCCCGTCAGGGACAGCGTGAAGAGCAATACCGGCAGGCGGCCGCCATGCGGGCGAAGGGACAGACGATCAGCCGTATCGCACAGACAATTGGCGCGGAACGCAAGACCGTCCGGCGGTGGTTGCGACAGGGTCACCCCTCGACGTGGCAGCGTCGCATTTTTCGGCCCGGCATCATGACCCCCTACGCCACCTTTCTCGATCGACGCCTGAAGGAAGGATGTCACAATGCCGCCCGTCTGCATCGTGAAATCACCGCCATGGGGTTCTCCGGTCGATATGGAAGCGTCCGGGACTGGGTCTTGTCGAGACGATCCACGGCAGGTGCATCTCATCCGGTGCCGATCAAACCCGTGCCCATGGGTAGAAACCTGGCTCGGATGCTCACGACCGAAACCAGCAACCGGTCAGATATGGACGTCCTGTTTATCCAGCGCCTGATGACGGCCGCGCCGGTGCTGGCGCAAGCCACGGTCTGGGTAAGAGACATGCAGGATCTCTTTACCAGAAAATCACAGGCATCCCTGGAAACCCTTCTCGAAGCGGGGGAAAGAACGCCTCTATCCCGTTTTGTAACTGGCCTGCGGCGAGACCTTTCCGCCGTTCAGGCCGCACTGCACCACCCCTGGACCACCAGTCCCGTCGAAGGGCAGATCAGCCGCCTCAAGATGATCAAGCGCACCATGTTCGGTAGGGCAGGCTTCAAACTCCTCCGCGCCCGTGTCATGCACGCAAAGTGCGGATGA
- a CDS encoding zinc-dependent alcohol dehydrogenase family protein, with amino-acid sequence MKIRAAVLHEMGRPAPYAQSCPLSIETLDLAAPGPAEVLVRIMATGLCHSDLSVINGSRPRPMPMVLGHESAGVIQEVGQDVSDFAVGDHVVMTFTPSCGHCPICAGGRPAMCEPGGVANAAGTLIGGAVRLSLDGKPVHHHLGVSSFADHAVVSPDSLVRIDPDVPFAEAALFGCAVMTGVGAVVNTAKVTMGTSVAVVGLGGVGLAAVMGARAAGAGEVIAVDLSDTKLALAREIGATMTVNAGSMDAIAQVRRLSGGGVDYAFEMAGSIRALESAVAMTRRAGGMTVTAGLPPKDATLSLNIASLVGEERTLAGSYMGTCVPVRDIPRYMALYRTGRLPVDRLLSSRIAIDDINAAFDRLSAAEAVRQVIEFPA; translated from the coding sequence ATGAAAATCCGGGCTGCCGTTCTGCATGAAATGGGGAGGCCGGCGCCTTATGCGCAAAGCTGCCCGCTTTCGATCGAGACCCTCGACCTGGCCGCTCCTGGTCCAGCGGAGGTTCTGGTACGGATCATGGCCACGGGCCTGTGCCACTCGGATCTGTCCGTCATCAATGGCAGCCGGCCCCGTCCCATGCCGATGGTGCTTGGACACGAGTCGGCGGGCGTGATTCAGGAGGTGGGGCAGGATGTGTCGGACTTCGCGGTTGGCGACCATGTGGTGATGACGTTCACCCCGAGTTGCGGTCATTGCCCGATCTGCGCCGGCGGCCGTCCGGCGATGTGCGAACCCGGTGGCGTTGCGAATGCCGCTGGCACGCTGATCGGCGGGGCCGTCAGGCTGAGCTTGGATGGAAAGCCGGTCCATCACCATCTCGGCGTCTCGAGCTTCGCGGATCATGCCGTGGTGTCGCCCGACTCGCTGGTTAGGATCGATCCGGACGTGCCGTTCGCGGAAGCCGCGCTGTTCGGCTGCGCGGTCATGACCGGGGTGGGTGCAGTCGTCAATACCGCGAAAGTCACGATGGGCACGAGCGTCGCCGTGGTCGGGTTGGGCGGCGTCGGTCTCGCCGCCGTCATGGGAGCGCGGGCGGCGGGGGCGGGGGAGGTGATCGCGGTCGATCTCTCGGACACCAAGCTGGCGCTTGCGCGCGAGATCGGGGCCACCATGACGGTGAACGCGGGCTCTATGGATGCGATCGCGCAGGTGAGGCGGCTGTCGGGCGGCGGCGTCGATTATGCTTTCGAGATGGCGGGATCGATCCGTGCCCTGGAAAGCGCGGTGGCAATGACCCGTCGTGCCGGCGGCATGACGGTGACCGCCGGCCTGCCGCCGAAGGATGCCACGCTTTCCCTGAACATCGCCAGTCTCGTGGGTGAGGAGCGGACGCTCGCGGGAAGCTATATGGGAACATGCGTGCCAGTGCGCGATATCCCGCGCTACATGGCGCTATATCGGACCGGGCGCCTGCCGGTGGACAGGTTGTTGAGCAGCCGCATCGCCATCGACGACATCAATGCCGCCTTCGACCGGCTGAGCGCGGCCGAAGCCGTGCGCCAGGTCATAGAATTCCCAGCTTGA
- a CDS encoding acetolactate synthase large subunit has protein sequence MSDPSTTVAQLVVHCLEAEGVRYMFGIPGEENIRLVDATEGSSIRFVLVRHEQAASFMADIYGRLTGRAAVCTATLGPGAINLLLGVADANTDSTPLVAITAQVGLNRIYKESHQYVDLESMFRPVTKWAATMTTALAVPEMVRKAFDLAQRERPGAVYLAIPEDLEATAAPAGLAPLCCRPSHATAPDAGRVAAAADILRAARRPVILAGHGVARARASDKLRKLSEMLNIPVATTFMAKGVLPARHPNSLGVIGFMRHDYENFAFDAADVILSVGYELQEFAPSRINPARDKTIIHVHRFAEDIDAAYPVAVAVEADIDAALDALIATFEAMPAGPFSTDAKIRAILEAECSAGAANDAFPLVPQRIVADIRAALDDDDIVLADTGAIKMWMARLYPAQKPLTCLISNGLSTMAFSLPGAIAAKLACPGRKVLAVMGDGSFLMNSQEIETAVREKIPLVVLVWVDNAYGLIKWKMDLELKHHRDVDFGNPDFVKYAESFGAHGYAIERATDLLPVLRTALAGDGVSIIACPVDYSENIKLTDRLGELTIAL, from the coding sequence ATGTCCGATCCGTCAACGACTGTGGCCCAACTGGTCGTCCACTGCCTCGAAGCCGAGGGCGTGCGCTACATGTTCGGCATACCGGGCGAGGAAAACATCCGTCTCGTCGATGCGACCGAGGGCTCCTCCATCCGTTTCGTGCTGGTCCGGCACGAGCAAGCAGCCTCCTTCATGGCCGATATCTACGGCCGCCTGACGGGCCGCGCCGCCGTCTGCACCGCGACGCTCGGCCCCGGGGCGATCAATCTGCTGTTGGGCGTGGCGGACGCCAATACCGACAGCACGCCGCTGGTCGCGATCACGGCGCAGGTGGGGCTCAACCGGATCTACAAGGAGTCGCATCAATACGTGGATCTCGAAAGCATGTTCCGCCCCGTGACCAAATGGGCCGCGACCATGACGACGGCGCTCGCCGTGCCGGAGATGGTGCGCAAGGCGTTCGACCTCGCCCAGCGCGAGCGGCCTGGCGCGGTCTATCTGGCGATCCCCGAGGATCTGGAAGCGACGGCGGCACCCGCCGGGCTCGCCCCGCTCTGCTGCCGTCCGTCGCACGCGACCGCGCCCGACGCGGGCCGCGTGGCGGCAGCGGCGGATATCCTGCGCGCGGCGCGGCGGCCGGTCATCCTGGCGGGCCACGGGGTCGCGCGCGCACGCGCCTCGGACAAGCTGCGAAAGCTGTCGGAGATGCTCAACATTCCCGTGGCGACGACCTTCATGGCCAAAGGCGTGCTGCCCGCGCGACATCCCAATTCGCTGGGCGTCATCGGCTTCATGCGCCATGACTATGAGAATTTCGCCTTCGACGCCGCCGACGTCATTCTCTCGGTCGGCTACGAATTGCAGGAATTCGCGCCGTCGCGCATCAATCCCGCGCGGGACAAGACCATCATCCACGTTCACCGCTTCGCCGAGGACATCGATGCCGCCTACCCGGTCGCAGTCGCGGTCGAGGCCGATATCGATGCCGCGCTGGACGCGTTGATCGCCACGTTCGAGGCCATGCCGGCCGGTCCGTTCAGCACCGATGCGAAGATCCGCGCGATCCTGGAGGCGGAGTGCTCGGCGGGTGCGGCCAACGATGCCTTTCCGCTGGTGCCGCAGCGCATCGTCGCCGACATCCGCGCCGCGCTGGATGACGACGACATCGTCCTTGCCGACACAGGAGCGATCAAGATGTGGATGGCGCGGCTCTATCCCGCGCAGAAGCCGCTGACCTGCCTGATCTCCAACGGTCTCTCCACGATGGCCTTCTCCCTGCCCGGAGCGATCGCAGCCAAGCTGGCATGTCCAGGGCGCAAGGTGCTCGCCGTGATGGGAGACGGCTCGTTCCTGATGAACTCGCAGGAGATCGAGACCGCGGTGCGCGAGAAAATCCCTCTGGTCGTTCTGGTATGGGTGGACAATGCCTATGGGCTGATCAAGTGGAAGATGGACCTGGAACTGAAGCATCATCGTGATGTCGATTTCGGTAATCCGGATTTCGTCAAATATGCCGAGAGCTTCGGCGCGCATGGCTATGCGATCGAGCGCGCCACTGACCTGCTGCCGGTCCTGCGCACGGCGCTTGCGGGTGACGGCGTGTCGATCATTGCGTGCCCTGTCGATTATTCCGAGAATATAAAATTGACTGATCGCCTCGGTGAACTGACGATCGCGCTTTGA
- a CDS encoding AEC family transporter produces MSSTIVEALLPIVVTLLLGYLAGWDRNFSGDQAAILNRMVMLYALPLNLFAGIMATPRDQVLSAGPLLFVITLGMVGSYGVVLGFARYLFHRPIGVAALEALAISGPAVPFVGVPVLGHIFGPASAVPIAIASLLMNLVQVPLTLIFLVAGAQATDDTAANAPKGGNFVDYGVHACKEPVVWAPLAALLLVLCGLSLPHALRGSLTLLGQSTGGVALFASGIILFSRQVMWDGQVFRAVFAKNVLMPAITWGTALVLGLSPALRQESVVTMAIPTASIAVMLAVQYRVAEREMASVLFFTTMLSVLTMGAFIWLTSL; encoded by the coding sequence ATGAGTTCGACCATCGTAGAAGCCCTGCTGCCGATCGTCGTGACGCTTCTTCTGGGCTATCTCGCGGGATGGGATCGGAATTTCAGTGGCGATCAGGCGGCCATCCTCAACCGGATGGTGATGCTCTACGCTCTGCCGCTGAATCTGTTCGCCGGCATCATGGCGACGCCGCGCGATCAGGTTCTCTCCGCAGGACCCTTGCTCTTCGTCATCACGCTCGGGATGGTCGGCAGCTACGGCGTCGTGCTGGGCTTCGCCCGCTATCTGTTCCATCGCCCCATCGGCGTGGCTGCGCTGGAGGCACTGGCCATCAGCGGGCCGGCCGTTCCTTTCGTCGGCGTGCCGGTGCTGGGCCATATCTTCGGACCCGCGAGCGCAGTGCCGATCGCGATCGCGAGCCTGTTGATGAATCTCGTGCAGGTGCCGCTGACCCTCATCTTCCTGGTCGCCGGTGCCCAGGCGACGGACGACACGGCCGCGAATGCGCCCAAGGGCGGCAATTTCGTCGACTATGGGGTCCATGCGTGCAAGGAGCCGGTCGTGTGGGCGCCGCTCGCGGCCCTGCTGCTGGTGTTGTGCGGGCTCTCGCTGCCGCACGCGCTTCGTGGCTCGCTGACGCTGCTGGGCCAATCCACCGGCGGCGTCGCTCTGTTCGCATCGGGCATCATCCTGTTCTCGCGCCAGGTGATGTGGGACGGACAGGTGTTCCGCGCCGTCTTCGCCAAGAACGTGCTGATGCCGGCGATCACCTGGGGGACGGCCCTCGTCCTGGGGCTGTCGCCCGCGCTGCGGCAGGAGAGCGTCGTCACCATGGCCATCCCGACCGCCTCGATCGCGGTGATGCTGGCCGTGCAATATCGCGTGGCCGAGCGGGAGATGGCCTCCGTGCTATTCTTCACCACCATGCTGTCCGTGCTTACCATGGGCGCCTTCATCTGGCTGACCAGCCTGTAG
- a CDS encoding carbohydrate porin: protein MTSGGILFGGFIYNNASISVFHEQEFIGLTAPSVVPGRDHDRLGIVFSHYTFSFALRRGEELREAAGLSPGAGLMGPQSDEGIMEVYYGAAVWRGMLFQPEYEYVVHPGGSTHIRNASVIGFKATALL from the coding sequence ATGACGAGCGGCGGCATCCTGTTCGGCGGTTTTATTTATAATAACGCGTCGATCAGCGTGTTTCATGAGCAGGAATTCATCGGCCTCACGGCGCCGAGCGTCGTGCCGGGTCGGGATCATGACCGGTTAGGCATCGTATTCTCGCATTACACGTTCAGCTTCGCTCTGCGTCGGGGCGAGGAACTACGCGAAGCCGCCGGCCTCAGCCCCGGTGCCGGCCTGATGGGACCGCAATCCGATGAGGGAATCATGGAAGTCTATTATGGCGCGGCGGTGTGGCGGGGCATGCTGTTTCAGCCGGAATACGAATATGTCGTTCATCCAGGCGGCTCGACCCATATCCGCAACGCGAGCGTGATCGGCTTCAAGGCGACGGCCCTGCTATGA
- a CDS encoding AEC family transporter, translating into MILTILSTTIPIVVTLCLGFVAAWHHDFTGKEAGTLNRMVITYAVPLSIFAGTISTSRAYLLKSVPLVIAILIGIIGMYALVYMLCRLAFRLTVSTSALGAVTAAGPAVPFFGPAILGGVFGSSSAIPIAVASIVINVTVVPLTIFLLTLGKGEKAINLPEGSRQSVPGRPREILVAQIKETCKKPLVWAPFLGTIIVVVGIPVPPLVGKSLLLLGGSSAGVALFAAGIVLAAYKVKIDLYTLLFVFLKNIVQPGLVFGCLFWLGIDRGIISQAVITMAIPAMPIIVMLALEYGVAEESAPSILLISTIMSPLTVGAFIALTH; encoded by the coding sequence ATGATACTGACGATTTTGAGCACGACGATTCCTATCGTCGTGACGCTGTGCCTGGGTTTTGTGGCTGCGTGGCATCATGACTTCACCGGCAAGGAAGCCGGCACTCTGAACCGCATGGTGATCACTTACGCCGTTCCGCTTTCTATATTTGCCGGGACAATCAGCACATCGCGGGCCTATCTGCTCAAGAGCGTTCCACTCGTTATCGCTATTCTGATTGGCATCATCGGCATGTATGCATTGGTGTATATGTTGTGTCGTCTAGCCTTTCGCTTGACGGTGAGCACGAGTGCTTTGGGCGCGGTAACCGCGGCGGGCCCTGCGGTACCGTTTTTCGGTCCCGCTATCCTTGGCGGCGTCTTCGGGTCTAGCAGCGCTATTCCGATCGCTGTCGCCAGCATTGTCATCAATGTGACGGTCGTGCCGCTCACAATTTTTCTCCTGACACTAGGTAAGGGCGAGAAAGCCATTAACCTACCCGAAGGATCTCGCCAGAGCGTTCCAGGCAGACCCAGGGAAATACTCGTGGCGCAAATCAAGGAAACGTGCAAAAAACCGCTGGTTTGGGCGCCCTTTCTCGGTACGATCATCGTGGTGGTCGGCATCCCCGTGCCGCCTCTCGTCGGGAAGTCGCTTCTTCTTCTGGGAGGGTCCTCTGCGGGTGTTGCGCTTTTTGCGGCGGGTATTGTGCTGGCTGCCTACAAGGTCAAAATCGATCTATACACTTTGCTTTTTGTTTTTCTCAAGAACATTGTACAGCCGGGATTGGTTTTTGGTTGCCTTTTCTGGCTCGGCATAGATCGCGGCATCATTTCTCAGGCTGTAATCACCATGGCTATCCCCGCCATGCCAATCATCGTGATGTTGGCGCTGGAATATGGTGTGGCCGAGGAATCCGCCCCGTCGATTCTCCTGATAAGCACAATTATGTCGCCATTAACCGTAGGCGCATTCATCGCACTGACACATTGA
- the citG gene encoding triphosphoribosyl-dephospho-CoA synthase CitG has translation MSHSNEKLAVRIRCNAERALLTELFLTPKPGLVDRRNSGAHNDMTLQTFIRSINAISPWFLRFFEWGASNATIAPGECLALIRPIGFECETAMFAATGGINTHKGAIFALGLLSVAAGRAEALRIDITRENLCFMVADFCHGIVGRELGNAGRTRTAGERVYRRYGLSGARGEAESGFATVRRLALPIYDDLLQQGDCENHALMRVLLELLAFNADTNLVSRGGVDGLTFVRDYASNLLLQNPKPASDLLDKLCLFDDALIARNLSPGGSADLLAVTWFLAQLPASKIWTLECVDRHFCKKMNRIVNT, from the coding sequence ATGTCCCACAGTAACGAAAAATTGGCAGTGAGGATTCGTTGCAACGCGGAACGCGCACTTCTGACTGAACTGTTTTTAACACCGAAACCCGGATTAGTGGATCGGCGCAATAGCGGCGCTCATAACGATATGACACTTCAAACCTTCATCAGAAGCATCAACGCTATTTCTCCTTGGTTCCTGCGATTTTTCGAGTGGGGAGCGTCGAATGCAACAATAGCGCCAGGTGAATGTCTGGCGCTTATTCGGCCCATTGGTTTTGAGTGCGAGACGGCCATGTTCGCGGCGACAGGTGGGATCAATACCCACAAGGGAGCGATTTTCGCCTTGGGGTTGCTTTCGGTCGCCGCGGGGCGTGCCGAGGCTCTTAGGATCGACATTACACGAGAAAACCTGTGTTTCATGGTTGCCGACTTCTGTCACGGTATCGTGGGGCGTGAGCTGGGGAACGCCGGACGCACCCGGACAGCGGGCGAGCGGGTTTACAGACGCTACGGTCTTTCCGGCGCACGTGGTGAGGCAGAGTCGGGCTTTGCGACGGTCCGTAGACTCGCACTCCCGATTTATGATGATCTACTCCAGCAAGGCGACTGTGAAAATCACGCACTCATGCGAGTACTCCTGGAGTTGCTCGCCTTCAATGCGGATACCAACCTTGTATCTCGGGGCGGTGTTGACGGCCTTACGTTCGTTAGGGACTACGCGTCGAACCTGCTTTTACAGAACCCGAAACCTGCATCCGATCTTCTGGATAAGCTCTGTCTCTTTGACGATGCCCTCATAGCCCGCAATCTAAGTCCAGGAGGGAGTGCTGATCTACTTGCGGTAACCTGGTTTCTTGCGCAACTTCCGGCATCAAAAATTTGGACTCTTGAATGCGTCGATCGACATTTTTGTAAAAAAATGAATAGAATTGTAAATACCTAG
- the citX gene encoding citrate lyase holo-[acyl-carrier protein] synthase yields the protein MGAADNRVSLEQILDAREQRAIRQAQVRARFGKAVVSITLVAPGPVKDSSRLRTVFQGAIAAVEAAQKQYGWPCRYRAVTFLETGPEALYVFDADIRALKSHLVFLENTMPLGRLWDLDVIGADGQSLSRKESGFDGRKCLVCNAPAFECGRSRKHSLVSLTNAVKRIIDNADVVIL from the coding sequence ATGGGGGCGGCCGATAACAGGGTAAGTCTTGAGCAAATTCTTGACGCACGTGAGCAAAGGGCGATCCGGCAGGCTCAGGTGCGAGCGCGCTTTGGCAAGGCGGTTGTGTCTATAACGCTTGTCGCCCCCGGACCAGTGAAGGACAGTTCGCGATTGAGGACGGTTTTCCAAGGAGCAATTGCCGCGGTCGAAGCCGCCCAAAAACAATATGGATGGCCGTGTCGTTATCGTGCCGTCACCTTTCTGGAAACCGGACCTGAAGCATTATACGTATTCGACGCCGATATCCGCGCCCTGAAATCGCATCTTGTCTTCCTGGAGAACACCATGCCACTGGGAAGACTATGGGATCTCGACGTTATAGGGGCGGATGGACAATCTCTGTCACGTAAGGAGTCAGGATTCGACGGAAGGAAGTGTCTTGTCTGCAATGCACCCGCTTTTGAATGTGGGCGTTCGCGCAAACATTCATTGGTATCATTAACAAACGCCGTAAAGCGGATCATCGATAACGCCGATGTCGTTATCCTTTGA
- the citF gene encoding citrate lyase subunit alpha, protein MVGIIEALAVQIPDGPAFREYAGATAVTPYLDDSEQKLHRKICGSLEDAIKRSGLKDGMTISFHHAFREGDKIVLQVVDTLAKMGFSNLTLASSSLLNCHDPLIAHIKSGVITRIFTSGLRGELAEAISSGLMAHPVQIHSHGGRAHLIQTGELKIDVAFLGVACADEFGNANGAHGKLNCGSLGYAKVDAEFARYVVVMTEEIVEFPNCPASLSQVHVDAVVKVKQVGDPELISVGAARITRNPRDLLIARYAADVIEHSGYFKDGFSLQTGSGGASTATTRCLEAKMQESGIKASFALGGITGEIVDLHKKGLVKVLVDVQSFDADAAESLRTSPTHVEISASEYANPTSKAAYVDHVDVVVLSALEIDLEFNVNVLTGGDGVMRGASGGHCDVAAGANLTIVVAPLVRSRIPTIIQKVTTLVTPGECIDVLVTDQGIAVNPARADVAQRLKDAGLPVYTIQQLYEKGIALTGIPEPLEFSDKIVGIVRFRDGTVIDVVRKIAC, encoded by the coding sequence ATGGTTGGTATAATCGAGGCATTGGCGGTTCAGATTCCAGATGGACCCGCCTTTCGGGAATACGCAGGTGCTACCGCCGTCACCCCGTATCTGGATGACAGTGAACAAAAACTTCACCGCAAGATCTGTGGGAGCTTGGAAGATGCCATTAAGAGATCGGGACTGAAGGACGGAATGACGATTTCGTTCCATCACGCGTTCCGCGAGGGCGACAAGATTGTTCTCCAAGTGGTGGATACCCTAGCGAAAATGGGATTTAGTAATCTCACTCTTGCGTCCAGCTCTTTGTTGAACTGCCATGATCCGCTAATCGCGCACATAAAAAGTGGTGTCATCACTCGGATTTTCACGTCCGGCCTTCGTGGTGAGCTCGCCGAGGCGATATCTAGCGGCCTGATGGCGCATCCTGTGCAGATCCATTCGCATGGCGGTCGCGCGCATCTGATTCAGACCGGCGAGTTGAAGATAGACGTGGCGTTCCTGGGCGTGGCCTGCGCGGACGAATTTGGGAATGCAAATGGGGCACATGGCAAGCTCAATTGCGGCTCACTCGGTTATGCAAAAGTTGACGCGGAGTTCGCGCGCTATGTTGTCGTAATGACCGAGGAAATTGTCGAATTTCCAAATTGTCCCGCGAGCTTGTCGCAAGTTCACGTTGATGCTGTCGTAAAGGTAAAGCAGGTAGGTGATCCAGAGCTGATCAGCGTCGGTGCCGCGCGGATCACACGAAACCCGCGGGATCTTCTTATTGCGAGATACGCCGCAGACGTTATCGAACACTCCGGCTATTTCAAGGACGGATTTTCCTTGCAAACCGGGTCTGGAGGGGCCTCGACGGCGACGACACGCTGCCTTGAAGCGAAGATGCAGGAAAGTGGGATAAAAGCAAGTTTTGCCTTGGGGGGAATTACCGGAGAAATTGTCGATCTGCATAAGAAGGGCCTCGTCAAGGTTCTAGTCGATGTGCAGTCGTTCGACGCGGACGCCGCCGAATCGTTGCGAACTTCTCCCACACATGTCGAAATCTCGGCCAGCGAATATGCCAATCCGACATCGAAGGCCGCGTATGTCGATCATGTAGACGTTGTCGTTCTGAGCGCGCTCGAAATCGATCTGGAATTCAATGTTAATGTTCTGACGGGCGGAGATGGCGTGATGCGCGGAGCGTCCGGCGGCCATTGCGATGTCGCCGCCGGTGCCAATCTGACAATCGTCGTCGCCCCGTTGGTGCGCAGCCGAATTCCGACGATCATTCAGAAAGTCACGACGCTTGTTACTCCCGGCGAATGCATTGATGTTCTGGTCACGGATCAAGGTATTGCGGTCAACCCGGCGCGCGCTGACGTAGCCCAGAGACTGAAAGATGCTGGGTTGCCAGTCTATACAATCCAGCAACTGTACGAAAAGGGGATAGCGCTTACCGGTATTCCCGAGCCACTTGAATTTTCGGATAAAATTGTCGGTATCGTTCGCTTCCGTGACGGCACAGTCATTGATGTTGTTCGAAAAATCGCCTGTTGA